In Nocardia yunnanensis, one DNA window encodes the following:
- a CDS encoding PaaI family thioesterase encodes MSDDFSSIKSLADLTPELMNKISEGTFTDLLGLKFTELSGEGVTAEWVVTPQQFQPAGIVNGGVYCTVIETLASVAAGAWLGERGSVVGVNNNTDFLRAVREGKLTGVSTPIHRGRSQQLWVVVITDEQGRTVARGQVRLQNLYPQN; translated from the coding sequence ATGAGCGACGACTTCTCCTCGATCAAATCGCTGGCCGACCTCACCCCCGAACTGATGAACAAGATCAGCGAAGGCACGTTCACCGACCTGCTCGGGCTGAAGTTCACCGAGTTGAGCGGTGAAGGCGTGACCGCCGAATGGGTGGTCACCCCGCAGCAGTTCCAGCCCGCCGGCATCGTCAACGGCGGCGTCTACTGCACCGTCATCGAAACCCTCGCCAGCGTGGCGGCGGGCGCGTGGCTGGGTGAGCGCGGCAGTGTGGTAGGGGTCAACAACAACACCGACTTCCTGCGCGCGGTGCGCGAGGGCAAGCTCACCGGCGTCTCCACCCCGATCCACCGCGGCCGCTCCCAGCAGCTGTGGGTCGTGGTGATCACCGACGAGCAGGGCCGCACCGTGGCGCGCGGTCAGGTCCGGTTGCAGAACCTGTACCCGCAGAACTGA
- a CDS encoding LysR family transcriptional regulator yields MTFGDASLTALRVFREVAERGTLTAAATALGCTQSAVSRQLAALERAAGTPLVQRRHDGVRLTPAGRIVARRAAAVIDQIDATARELAGLPDERATVRLGWFASAGAAIVPAAFTRLRGTHPGITVVGREGSTPALIRALRAGTLDLALVASAPPYRPLDAETPALQVQVLTERGLRVAVPADHPLARADHLDVADLRGQAWIAGPGDDRSMGVWPGLDERPHIAHTVRDWLAKLNLVAAGCGLTTIPASLAPACPPGVRVLPVRGGPVEQRRLLLARLPGPLADPVARVAETLRAVAIDAAARERDA; encoded by the coding sequence ATGACCTTCGGTGACGCGTCGCTGACGGCGCTGCGAGTGTTTCGCGAAGTGGCCGAGCGGGGCACGCTCACCGCGGCGGCCACCGCGCTCGGGTGCACGCAGTCCGCGGTCTCACGCCAGCTGGCCGCCCTGGAACGGGCTGCGGGGACACCGCTGGTGCAGCGCCGGCACGACGGGGTGCGGCTCACTCCGGCCGGGCGGATCGTGGCGCGCCGCGCCGCCGCCGTGATCGACCAGATCGACGCCACCGCAAGGGAATTGGCCGGACTGCCCGACGAGCGGGCCACAGTGCGGCTGGGCTGGTTCGCCAGCGCCGGCGCCGCGATCGTCCCGGCGGCGTTCACGCGCCTGCGGGGTACGCATCCCGGCATCACGGTCGTCGGCCGCGAGGGCAGTACGCCCGCGCTGATCCGGGCGCTGCGGGCCGGCACCCTGGATCTGGCGCTGGTCGCCTCGGCGCCGCCCTACCGCCCCCTCGACGCCGAGACGCCCGCGCTTCAGGTGCAGGTACTTACCGAACGTGGTCTGCGCGTGGCGGTTCCGGCCGATCATCCGCTCGCCCGCGCCGATCATCTCGATGTCGCCGACCTGCGCGGGCAGGCGTGGATCGCCGGTCCCGGCGACGATCGTTCGATGGGCGTCTGGCCCGGCCTCGACGAGCGGCCGCACATCGCCCACACCGTGCGTGACTGGCTGGCCAAGCTGAATCTGGTCGCGGCCGGTTGCGGTCTCACCACGATTCCGGCGAGCCTCGCCCCGGCGTGTCCGCCGGGTGTCCGGGTCCTGCCGGTGCGCGGCGGCCCGGTCGAGCAGCGCCGTCTGCTGCTGGCCCGGCTGCCGGGTCCGCTGGCCGATCCGGTCGCCCGGGTCGCCGAGACCCTGCGCGCGGTGGCGATCGACGCGGCGGCCCGCGAGCGGGACGCCTGA
- a CDS encoding cryptochrome/photolyase family protein: MTASIVLFTRDLRVHDNPALDAACREADAVVPLFVFDDELLARVAEAPNRIRFLLAALTELDGELRARGGRLVVRRGQVAEEVARLAAEVHAREVHLAEEVTGYGLRRDARIRERLARIGCAVHTHPGSLTAVAASALRPDTGRDHYAVFGPYFRRWLDTPMRKPLPAPDAIVVPSVAHESIPDPDTLASGEGSPDLAVGGETTGRKLLEHWLSGPVRSYADLKDLPAADATSGLSPYLHFGCVSAAEVAFRTDASDPGGHAFIRQVAWRDFYHQVLAADPGVAVRDYRTPWEPWRSDPQAVAAWCAGRTGYPMVDAGMRQLLAQGIMPGRARLIAASFLVKTLRVDWRVGARHFERWLVDADVANNRMNWQWMAGTGTDTRSSRVLNPLRQADRFDPDGDYARRWLPELAALPGAEIHRPWRAGVFGSDYPPPIVEFNGM; this comes from the coding sequence ATGACCGCCTCTATCGTGCTGTTCACCCGGGACCTGCGCGTGCACGACAATCCGGCGCTCGACGCGGCCTGCCGGGAGGCCGACGCGGTGGTGCCGCTGTTCGTGTTCGACGACGAGCTGCTGGCCAGGGTGGCCGAGGCGCCCAACCGGATCCGGTTTCTGCTGGCCGCGCTCACCGAGCTCGACGGCGAACTGCGTGCCCGCGGCGGACGGCTGGTGGTGCGGCGCGGCCAGGTCGCCGAGGAGGTGGCGCGGCTGGCCGCGGAGGTGCACGCCCGCGAGGTGCACCTGGCCGAGGAGGTCACCGGCTACGGCCTCCGCCGGGATGCGCGCATTCGGGAGCGGCTGGCCCGGATCGGCTGTGCCGTGCACACGCATCCGGGTTCGCTGACCGCGGTGGCGGCCTCGGCCCTGCGCCCGGATACCGGTCGCGACCACTACGCGGTGTTCGGTCCGTATTTCCGGCGCTGGCTCGATACCCCGATGCGCAAGCCGCTGCCCGCCCCCGACGCGATCGTGGTGCCGTCCGTCGCGCACGAGTCGATCCCGGATCCCGACACCCTCGCGAGCGGCGAGGGATCGCCGGATCTGGCGGTCGGCGGGGAGACGACGGGGCGAAAGCTGCTGGAGCACTGGCTGTCCGGGCCGGTGCGCAGCTACGCGGACCTCAAGGACCTGCCCGCCGCGGACGCCACCTCCGGTCTGTCGCCGTACCTGCATTTCGGGTGCGTCTCAGCGGCCGAGGTCGCCTTCCGCACCGACGCCTCGGATCCGGGCGGGCACGCGTTCATCCGGCAGGTGGCGTGGCGGGACTTCTACCATCAGGTGCTGGCGGCCGATCCCGGTGTGGCGGTGCGGGATTACCGCACGCCCTGGGAGCCGTGGCGTTCGGATCCGCAGGCGGTGGCCGCCTGGTGTGCCGGGCGTACCGGCTATCCGATGGTCGACGCCGGCATGCGGCAGTTGCTCGCGCAGGGCATCATGCCCGGGCGGGCCCGATTGATCGCGGCCAGCTTCCTGGTCAAGACGCTGCGCGTGGATTGGCGCGTCGGCGCACGGCATTTCGAACGCTGGCTGGTCGACGCCGACGTCGCCAACAACCGAATGAACTGGCAGTGGATGGCCGGGACGGGCACCGACACCCGCTCGAGCCGGGTGCTCAATCCGCTGCGGCAAGCCGACCGGTTCGATCCCGACGGCGATTACGCGCGCCGGTGGCTGCCCGAACTGGCGGCACTGCCCGGCGCGGAGATCCACCGGCCCTGGCGGGCGGGCGTTTTCGGCTCCGACTACCCGCCGCCGATCGTCGAGTTCAACGGCATGTGA
- a CDS encoding MerR family transcriptional regulator: MSARPTPTPRQAGYPVRAVADRLGIPTATLRSWNRRYGIGPRQDRPGLHRLYTEADIAVLGRMLELIAAGASPAGAAAAARGPAVSLGDEDALLAAAFALDTPAVCDLLAHHVRIYGIIATWDRLCRPAFARIVARQLDGDGCVDVEHLLSWCIISTLHRTTPPLPVRAGAPLVLACTSGETHSLPLEVLRAALAEHGTGAQMLGADVPATALADTLARDRGTATVVLWSQQEATALSSAVRACAEAGAHVYVGGPGWDGLILPQPAIRLATLTDAVARLSAPGNS, encoded by the coding sequence ATGTCCGCACGCCCTACGCCCACCCCGCGGCAGGCCGGCTATCCGGTCCGCGCGGTGGCCGATCGGCTCGGCATCCCCACCGCCACCCTGCGCAGCTGGAACCGCCGCTACGGCATCGGCCCGCGCCAGGATCGGCCCGGACTGCATCGGCTCTACACCGAGGCCGATATCGCCGTGCTGGGCCGGATGCTCGAATTGATCGCGGCGGGCGCCAGCCCGGCGGGCGCGGCGGCCGCGGCGCGCGGGCCCGCGGTCTCGCTCGGCGACGAGGACGCCTTGCTGGCGGCCGCGTTCGCGCTCGACACGCCCGCAGTGTGCGATCTGCTCGCCCATCACGTCCGCATCTACGGCATCATCGCGACCTGGGATCGCTTGTGCCGCCCGGCTTTCGCGCGCATCGTGGCCCGCCAGCTCGACGGCGACGGCTGCGTCGACGTGGAGCATCTGCTGTCGTGGTGCATCATCTCGACCCTGCATCGCACCACCCCGCCGCTGCCGGTCCGCGCCGGCGCGCCCCTGGTGCTCGCCTGCACCAGCGGTGAAACCCATTCGCTGCCGCTGGAAGTGCTGCGCGCCGCCCTCGCCGAGCACGGCACCGGCGCGCAGATGCTCGGCGCGGACGTGCCCGCGACGGCGCTGGCCGACACCCTCGCCCGGGATCGGGGCACCGCGACGGTGGTGCTCTGGTCGCAGCAGGAGGCCACCGCCCTGAGCTCCGCCGTGCGCGCCTGCGCCGAGGCGGGCGCGCACGTCTACGTCGGCGGACCCGGCTGGGACGGATTGATCCTGCCGCAGCCCGCGATTCGCCTCGCCACCCTCACCGACGCGGTCGCCCGGCTGAGCGCACCCGGGAACTCATGA
- a CDS encoding lipase family protein, with protein sequence MRARIALPILAVALLAACGTADEPAAAPAAPGALLSKRPLEHLDSGLAGAAASATYVRYESTSPAGKPIEVSGAVFLPKGDAPAGGWPVVAFAHGTSGVANKCAPTNSPTLFGSAPAVEALLAGQRAVVMTNYQGLDGPGDAPYLDTPSSGYDVLDSVRAAHAAGLPLAGDTVLVGVSQGGRAAESAAETAKAYAPELKIHGAVLLSPALELRFLDSAGTLVPLNAPDQYLVLPYVVAAVRYNDPGYRDDQVLHGKLLDIAPALESACTGEVTPDQVAVAAAAGPDAVRFVDADAAQPFADLQSRTNLPKTATTLPVYIGRGNADKLVDTAWSDAAVTDMCTLGTPVHDEVVPGGHSDPALGDRWLTWVSDLFAGNPFASTCPH encoded by the coding sequence GTGCGAGCACGAATTGCCCTCCCGATCCTGGCGGTCGCCCTGCTGGCGGCCTGCGGCACCGCCGACGAGCCGGCCGCCGCGCCCGCCGCGCCCGGCGCGCTGCTGTCGAAACGGCCACTCGAACACCTGGATTCGGGACTGGCGGGGGCCGCCGCCTCGGCCACCTATGTCCGCTACGAGTCGACGTCCCCGGCGGGCAAGCCGATCGAGGTGTCGGGCGCGGTGTTCCTGCCCAAGGGCGACGCGCCCGCGGGCGGCTGGCCGGTGGTCGCCTTCGCGCACGGCACCTCGGGGGTGGCGAACAAGTGCGCGCCCACCAACTCGCCCACGCTGTTCGGGTCCGCGCCCGCGGTGGAGGCGCTGCTGGCGGGGCAGCGCGCGGTGGTGATGACCAACTACCAGGGCCTCGACGGACCCGGTGACGCACCGTATCTGGATACGCCGTCGTCCGGGTACGACGTGCTGGACTCGGTGCGGGCCGCGCACGCCGCCGGTCTGCCGCTGGCCGGCGACACCGTCCTGGTCGGCGTGTCCCAGGGCGGCCGGGCCGCGGAATCGGCCGCGGAGACCGCGAAAGCCTATGCGCCGGAACTGAAGATCCACGGCGCGGTGCTGCTGTCCCCCGCCCTGGAGTTGCGATTCCTCGATTCCGCGGGCACTCTCGTCCCGCTCAACGCACCCGATCAGTATCTGGTCCTGCCGTATGTCGTTGCGGCGGTGCGCTACAACGATCCCGGCTACCGCGACGACCAGGTCCTGCACGGCAAACTTCTCGATATCGCCCCGGCCCTGGAATCCGCGTGCACCGGCGAGGTGACGCCCGACCAGGTCGCCGTCGCGGCCGCGGCGGGTCCCGACGCGGTCCGGTTCGTCGACGCGGACGCCGCCCAGCCGTTCGCCGACCTGCAATCCCGCACCAATCTGCCGAAAACGGCCACCACCCTGCCCGTCTACATCGGCCGCGGCAATGCCGACAAACTCGTCGACACCGCGTGGTCGGACGCCGCCGTCACCGACATGTGCACCCTCGGCACCCCCGTGCACGACGAGGTCGTCCCCGGCGGCCACTCCGATCCCGCGCTCGGCGATCGCTGGCTGACCTGGGTCTCGGACCTGTTCGCCGGCAACCCCTTCGCCTCCACCTGCCCCCACTGA
- a CDS encoding LacI family DNA-binding transcriptional regulator has translation MVTRRDVAQLAGTSAAMVSYVLNDGPRGVAPATRARILAAIEELGYRPNAVARSLKTARTMTLGLVVPDNSNPFFAELARTVEDVAFEAGYALLLGNAMGDDAREATYIRTLIDRQVDGLIVAPAHGAGSWIAELAGTTMPRLILDRELDLPGATHVLADNEDGAYLATAHLLAHGHTRIGCLAGLDGIQPTVERVAGWRRALREAGHDPARNLLVHTAFGRADGYRAGRALLAGPQRPEALFVTSDEQALGVLRAAAELGLDVPGDIAICAFDGIEGGAYTVPALTTMRQPFELLGRSAVEWLLAKIADRELAPSRIVHATTLVTRGSCGCPDPLGGDSAIEAGRA, from the coding sequence ATGGTGACGCGGCGCGATGTTGCGCAGCTGGCGGGCACGTCGGCGGCCATGGTGAGCTACGTGCTCAACGACGGTCCGCGGGGAGTGGCGCCGGCGACCCGGGCGCGGATTCTCGCGGCCATCGAGGAGCTCGGCTACCGGCCGAACGCGGTGGCGCGCTCGTTGAAGACGGCCCGGACGATGACGCTGGGGCTGGTGGTGCCCGACAACTCGAACCCCTTCTTCGCCGAACTGGCCAGGACCGTCGAGGATGTCGCCTTCGAGGCGGGGTACGCGCTGCTGCTGGGCAATGCCATGGGCGACGACGCCCGCGAGGCCACCTACATTCGCACCCTCATCGACCGTCAGGTCGACGGGCTCATCGTGGCTCCCGCGCACGGGGCCGGGAGCTGGATCGCCGAACTGGCCGGCACCACCATGCCGCGGCTGATCCTCGATCGCGAACTCGACTTGCCGGGCGCGACACACGTGCTCGCCGACAACGAGGACGGCGCGTACCTGGCCACCGCGCATCTGCTCGCGCACGGGCACACCCGCATCGGGTGCCTGGCCGGGCTCGACGGCATCCAGCCCACCGTGGAGCGGGTGGCCGGCTGGCGGCGCGCACTGCGGGAAGCCGGCCACGATCCGGCGCGAAACCTGCTGGTGCACACGGCCTTCGGGCGCGCCGACGGCTACCGCGCGGGCCGCGCCCTGCTGGCCGGGCCGCAGCGGCCCGAGGCGCTGTTCGTCACCAGCGACGAGCAGGCCCTCGGGGTGCTGCGCGCCGCCGCCGAACTGGGGCTGGACGTGCCCGGCGACATCGCCATCTGCGCCTTCGACGGGATCGAGGGCGGCGCCTACACGGTGCCCGCGCTCACCACCATGCGCCAGCCCTTCGAACTGCTGGGCCGCTCGGCCGTGGAGTGGCTGCTGGCCAAGATCGCCGACCGGGAGCTCGCGCCCTCCCGCATCGTGCACGCGACCACCCTGGTCACCCGCGGGTCGTGCGGCTGCCCCGACCCGCTCGGCGGTGATTCGGCCATCGAGGCCGGCCGGGCCTGA
- a CDS encoding ABC transporter permease codes for MTSISVARANTRAGQTLSQVLGEAGIGVALLALAGFFLVAAPHFATTGNVRDIMTQITLNTILAVGMTFVILVGGIDLSVGSVIALCAVVAGKAMENGGSSAIPLAVALSLAIGAACGLVSGFVTERWRVPSFIVTLGMLYVARGAAEQYTGARTIYSLPRALTSFGTATVAGVPAVFAVALLIVAVAWFVLSRTVFGRLVYATGNNEEAVRLSGHRTGLIKVVCFVIGGSCVGIAAVVYMARLGVASPILGQGYELNAIAAVVIGGASLSGGRGSVIGTLLGACLLGVLTNGLLLMGVSDFQRMIVTGAVIIVAVILDAYRKRLMTRLAAGG; via the coding sequence ATGACATCCATCAGTGTGGCGCGCGCGAATACGCGTGCGGGACAGACGCTGAGCCAGGTGCTCGGCGAGGCGGGCATCGGGGTGGCGCTGCTGGCGCTGGCCGGGTTCTTCCTCGTCGCCGCACCGCATTTCGCCACCACCGGCAATGTCCGCGACATCATGACCCAGATCACCCTCAACACCATTCTCGCGGTGGGGATGACCTTCGTGATCCTGGTCGGCGGCATCGATCTGTCGGTGGGTTCGGTCATCGCGCTGTGCGCGGTGGTGGCGGGCAAGGCCATGGAGAACGGCGGGTCCTCGGCGATTCCGCTGGCGGTCGCCCTCAGTCTCGCCATCGGCGCGGCGTGCGGGCTGGTCAGCGGGTTCGTCACCGAACGCTGGCGGGTGCCGTCGTTCATCGTGACCCTCGGCATGCTGTATGTGGCGCGCGGCGCGGCCGAGCAGTACACCGGGGCCCGCACCATCTACAGCCTGCCGCGGGCGCTCACCAGTTTCGGCACCGCCACCGTCGCCGGGGTGCCCGCGGTGTTCGCGGTGGCGCTGCTGATCGTGGCCGTGGCCTGGTTCGTGTTGTCGCGCACCGTGTTCGGCCGCCTCGTCTACGCCACCGGCAACAACGAGGAGGCGGTGCGGCTGTCGGGGCATCGGACCGGTCTGATCAAGGTCGTGTGCTTCGTCATCGGCGGATCGTGCGTGGGGATCGCGGCGGTGGTGTACATGGCCCGCCTGGGCGTCGCCAGCCCGATTCTGGGGCAGGGGTACGAGCTCAACGCGATCGCGGCGGTGGTGATCGGGGGCGCCAGCCTGTCCGGCGGCCGCGGCTCGGTGATCGGCACCCTGCTGGGGGCGTGCCTGCTGGGCGTGCTCACCAACGGCCTGCTGCTGATGGGCGTCTCGGACTTCCAGCGCATGATCGTGACCGGCGCCGTCATCATCGTCGCGGTGATCCTGGACGCCTACCGCAAGCGGTTGATGACCCGGCTCGCCGCCGGCGGCTGA
- a CDS encoding TIGR01777 family oxidoreductase, with protein sequence MGIECSSVVPAPLAEVFEWFGRPGAFRRLAPPWQPVGIQSEAASLATGKAVLRLPGGLRWVAQHRAEGFEPPHRFVDEIAVDDLTSLPVGQLLRWRHEHSFEAVDGEHTRVADRVDTPIPEAVLRPMFDYRYRQLAGDLAAHSRAAAHGFAPITIAVTGASGLVGSALSAFLSTGGHRVVRLVRHPPANALERQWDPRSPAPDLLDGVDAVVHLAGESIAGRFTAAHKQAILDSRVEPTRKLAELAATAGVAVFVSASAVGYYGADRGDEVLDENSSRGDGFLADVVERWEAATAPAAETGTRVVRVRTGIVQSPQGGTLRLLRPLFAAGLGGRIGDGRQWLPWIGIDDLVDVYHRALWDRDLMGPINAVAPQPVRNLEYTRTLARVLHRPAVLPVPRFGPALLLGREGVDELAAASQRVLPKRLEADGHQFRYADLDSALRHVLGRTPTGTR encoded by the coding sequence ATGGGCATCGAATGTTCGAGTGTCGTCCCCGCCCCGCTGGCGGAAGTGTTCGAATGGTTCGGCCGGCCCGGCGCGTTCCGCCGGCTCGCCCCGCCGTGGCAGCCGGTCGGCATCCAGTCCGAAGCCGCCTCGCTCGCGACCGGGAAGGCGGTGCTGCGCCTGCCGGGCGGATTGCGCTGGGTGGCGCAGCATCGCGCGGAGGGGTTCGAGCCGCCGCACCGCTTCGTCGACGAGATCGCCGTCGACGACCTGACCTCCCTGCCGGTGGGCCAGCTGCTCAGGTGGCGGCACGAGCACAGTTTCGAGGCGGTCGACGGTGAGCACACGCGCGTCGCCGACCGGGTGGACACCCCGATTCCCGAAGCCGTGCTGCGGCCGATGTTCGACTACCGGTACCGGCAGCTCGCCGGGGACCTGGCGGCCCATTCCCGCGCGGCCGCACACGGATTCGCACCCATCACCATCGCGGTCACCGGCGCTTCCGGTCTGGTCGGCTCCGCACTGTCGGCGTTCCTGAGCACCGGCGGGCACCGCGTCGTGCGCCTGGTCCGGCACCCGCCGGCCAATGCCCTGGAGCGGCAATGGGATCCGCGCTCCCCCGCCCCCGATCTGCTCGACGGCGTCGACGCCGTCGTCCATCTGGCAGGCGAGTCCATCGCCGGACGCTTCACCGCCGCGCACAAGCAGGCCATTCTCGACAGCCGCGTCGAGCCGACCCGCAAGCTCGCCGAACTCGCCGCGACCGCGGGTGTCGCGGTGTTCGTGAGCGCCTCGGCCGTGGGCTACTACGGGGCCGACCGGGGCGACGAGGTGCTCGACGAGAACAGTTCGCGCGGCGACGGATTCCTGGCCGACGTGGTCGAGCGCTGGGAGGCCGCCACCGCCCCCGCGGCCGAAACCGGCACCCGGGTGGTGCGGGTGCGCACCGGTATCGTGCAATCGCCGCAAGGCGGCACGCTGCGGCTGCTGCGTCCGCTGTTCGCCGCCGGTCTGGGCGGCCGGATCGGCGACGGGCGACAGTGGCTGCCCTGGATCGGCATCGACGATCTGGTCGACGTCTATCACCGGGCGCTGTGGGATCGAGATCTGATGGGTCCGATCAATGCCGTTGCGCCGCAACCGGTCCGGAATCTCGAATACACCCGCACCCTGGCCCGGGTGCTGCACCGGCCCGCGGTGCTGCCGGTGCCGCGCTTCGGTCCGGCACTACTGCTGGGGCGCGAAGGAGTGGACGAACTGGCCGCCGCCAGCCAGCGCGTCCTGCCGAAACGGCTCGAGGCGGACGGCCACCAATTCCGTTACGCCGACCTCGATTCGGCACTGCGGCACGTCCTCGGACGTACCCCGACAGGCACGCGGTGA
- a CDS encoding sugar ABC transporter substrate-binding protein: MRIRTVLAATFATVTAAAALAACGQEQTTSAPTPGAGGKPAVCLIMKSLANEYFQQMQTGAKAHVDQLGTLELRAAGIQNETDVDGQIALVDKCITQQVQAIVIAPADSKALVQSVVKASKAGIKVVNIDVALDPDALKSAGVDVPLVGPDNRAGAAQVGDVLAKSVGAGGKVVILEGNPGADNALQRKNGFNDTIAAAQLSLLDSKTAHWETDEAYTVFGNMLTSHPDIQGVMASNDSMALGAIKVIQERKAAVKVVTIDNIPAIKPYLQGGPVLATLDQFGSEQAADGIDVAMKLLGGQTVTGWQKTRMTVVTAGS, from the coding sequence ATGCGGATCAGGACAGTACTCGCCGCGACATTCGCGACGGTGACGGCGGCGGCCGCGCTCGCCGCCTGCGGCCAGGAGCAGACGACCTCGGCGCCGACGCCGGGCGCGGGCGGCAAGCCCGCCGTCTGCCTGATCATGAAATCCCTGGCCAACGAGTACTTCCAGCAGATGCAGACCGGCGCCAAGGCGCACGTCGATCAGCTCGGCACCCTCGAGCTGCGGGCCGCGGGCATTCAGAACGAGACCGATGTCGACGGCCAGATCGCGCTGGTCGACAAGTGCATCACCCAGCAGGTGCAGGCCATCGTCATCGCGCCCGCGGACTCCAAGGCGCTGGTGCAGTCGGTGGTCAAGGCCAGCAAGGCCGGCATCAAGGTCGTCAATATCGATGTGGCGCTGGATCCCGACGCGCTGAAGTCGGCCGGGGTGGACGTGCCGCTGGTCGGCCCGGACAATCGCGCCGGGGCCGCGCAGGTCGGCGACGTGCTGGCCAAGTCGGTCGGGGCGGGCGGCAAAGTCGTGATCCTGGAGGGCAATCCGGGCGCCGACAACGCGCTGCAGCGCAAGAACGGCTTCAACGACACCATCGCGGCCGCGCAGCTGAGCCTGCTCGACTCCAAGACCGCGCACTGGGAAACCGACGAGGCGTACACCGTCTTCGGCAACATGCTCACCTCGCATCCGGACATCCAGGGCGTGATGGCGTCCAACGACTCGATGGCGCTGGGCGCGATCAAGGTCATCCAGGAGCGCAAGGCCGCGGTGAAAGTGGTGACCATCGACAACATTCCGGCCATCAAGCCCTATCTGCAGGGCGGCCCGGTGCTGGCCACCCTCGACCAGTTCGGCTCCGAACAGGCCGCCGACGGCATCGACGTGGCCATGAAACTCCTCGGCGGCCAAACGGTCACCGGCTGGCAGAAGACCCGGATGACCGTCGTGACTGCCGGGTCCTGA
- a CDS encoding sugar ABC transporter ATP-binding protein: MNPETESGALLRVTGLSKRYPGVHALDGVDLTVAPGEIHVLIGENGAGKSTLVKCLAGVEQPDAGRMELGGAEHRPAGAADGLRAGIRVVHQELALLPALTVAENLFLQRMPRRFGVVDRRDMRRRAEVLLERVGLDVSPDLPVGRLGIAQMQLVEIAKALSAECRLLIMDEPTATLTPRETATLFRVMRQLKAEGVSTIFISHHLDEIFEIGDRVTVLRNGTSVAARVVAELTVPELVRMMVGRDLTAEYPPVIANPPGRELLRVSDLAVTTQTPPLSLSVSAGEVVGIAGLVGSGRTEAMRAIFGADRPAGGTVTVDGVDARIRSPRDAVRRGISFLTEDRKAQGLVLDLSIAANLSLAGLDRVSGAGLLRRAAEIDSARALSEKLRIKSSGPEQLVRSLSGGNQQKVVLGRWLAVDADLLIVDEPTRGIDVGARYEIHQLLRELAAAGKGVLVVSSDLPELLGICDRILVFSAGRIAGEVPRDAFDAEHILNLAYSGYLKNGSAA, from the coding sequence ATGAACCCCGAAACCGAATCCGGTGCGCTGCTTCGGGTCACCGGCCTGAGCAAGCGCTACCCGGGTGTGCACGCCCTCGACGGTGTCGATCTCACCGTCGCGCCCGGTGAGATCCACGTCCTCATCGGCGAGAACGGCGCGGGCAAATCCACCCTCGTGAAATGCCTTGCGGGCGTGGAACAACCGGATGCCGGGCGCATGGAGCTGGGCGGCGCCGAGCATCGGCCCGCCGGGGCCGCCGACGGGCTGCGCGCCGGCATCCGGGTGGTGCATCAGGAACTGGCGCTGCTGCCCGCGCTGACCGTGGCCGAAAACCTTTTCCTGCAACGGATGCCGCGCCGCTTCGGGGTGGTCGATCGCCGCGACATGCGCCGGCGCGCGGAAGTTCTGCTCGAGCGCGTCGGTCTCGACGTGTCCCCGGATCTGCCGGTGGGGCGGCTGGGCATCGCGCAGATGCAGCTGGTCGAAATCGCCAAGGCGCTCTCGGCCGAATGCCGCCTGCTGATCATGGACGAACCCACCGCGACGCTGACCCCGCGCGAGACCGCCACCCTGTTCCGGGTGATGCGTCAGCTCAAGGCGGAGGGCGTGTCGACCATCTTCATCTCGCATCACCTCGACGAGATCTTCGAGATCGGTGACCGAGTCACGGTGTTGCGCAACGGAACCAGCGTCGCGGCCCGCGTGGTGGCCGAGCTGACCGTGCCCGAGCTGGTCCGGATGATGGTCGGCCGGGACCTGACCGCCGAATACCCGCCCGTGATCGCCAATCCGCCCGGGCGCGAACTGCTGCGGGTCAGCGATCTCGCGGTCACCACGCAGACCCCGCCGCTGTCGCTGTCGGTGTCCGCGGGCGAGGTGGTGGGCATCGCCGGGCTGGTCGGGTCCGGCCGCACCGAGGCGATGCGGGCCATCTTCGGCGCCGACCGGCCCGCCGGCGGCACGGTCACCGTGGACGGGGTGGACGCGCGCATTCGCAGCCCCCGCGACGCGGTGCGCCGGGGCATCAGCTTCCTGACCGAGGACCGCAAGGCCCAGGGGCTGGTGCTGGATCTGTCGATCGCGGCGAATCTCAGCCTGGCGGGCCTGGATCGGGTCAGCGGGGCCGGGCTGCTGCGGCGCGCCGCCGAAATCGACAGTGCCCGTGCGCTGTCGGAGAAGCTGCGCATCAAATCCAGTGGCCCCGAACAACTCGTGCGCTCGCTGTCGGGCGGCAATCAGCAGAAGGTGGTGCTGGGCCGCTGGCTGGCCGTCGACGCCGACCTGCTCATCGTGGACGAACCCACCCGCGGCATCGACGTCGGCGCCCGCTACGAGATCCATCAGCTGCTGCGGGAGCTGGCCGCGGCCGGCAAGGGCGTGCTGGTGGTCTCCTCGGATCTGCCCGAACTGCTCGGCATCTGCGATCGCATCCTGGTCTTCTCGGCGGGCCGGATCGCCGGTGAGGTGCCCCGCGATGCCTTCGACGCCGAGCACATCCTCAATCTCGCCTACTCCGGCTATCTGAAGAACGGCAGTGCAGCATGA